One region of Priestia megaterium genomic DNA includes:
- a CDS encoding tyrosine-protein phosphatase → MIDLYTNILPNLEDGPCDVDTFLTMAKSLVNQGIKSVVVAPTCSGQDLEKQSIMTHVDTANKQLQHAFIPLTILPGQKIKIDDRLIQTFEKNVHLPINYSTKYMFLQIPNEHTNILNEQILYELQLKGIIPIINEPERHTIFLENPDQLYEIVKRGAVVQLSSDSIVGKNGRKEKKAALTFIDKGLAHIIASGVCADTYERYSLPKAYDTVSRHFGTQALYKFIENADYIVEGKAIFKEQPERVKKGKFLGIF, encoded by the coding sequence GTGATAGATTTGTATACTAATATCTTGCCTAATTTAGAAGATGGTCCATGTGATGTTGATACTTTTTTAACAATGGCAAAATCGTTGGTTAATCAAGGTATAAAGAGTGTGGTTGTTGCGCCCACTTGTAGTGGACAAGATTTAGAGAAACAAAGTATTATGACGCACGTAGACACGGCAAATAAACAATTACAGCACGCTTTTATTCCTCTTACTATTCTTCCGGGACAGAAGATAAAGATAGATGACCGTCTGATTCAAACATTTGAAAAGAATGTACACCTTCCAATTAATTATTCTACGAAATACATGTTTTTACAGATTCCAAACGAGCACACGAATATCTTGAATGAACAGATTCTCTATGAGCTTCAGTTAAAAGGCATTATCCCTATTATTAATGAACCAGAACGTCATACAATATTTCTTGAGAACCCTGATCAGCTTTATGAAATTGTAAAAAGAGGGGCTGTTGTTCAGTTATCATCAGATAGTATAGTTGGTAAAAATGGTCGGAAAGAAAAAAAAGCTGCTCTAACTTTTATTGATAAAGGTCTAGCACATATAATTGCGTCAGGTGTATGTGCGGATACTTATGAGAGGTATAGTTTACCTAAAGCTTACGATACGGTATCTAGACACTTTGGGACACAGGCACTTTATAAGTTCATCGAGAATGCGGATTATATAGTCGAGGGTAAAGCTATCTTTAAAGAACAGCCAGAGCGGGTAAAGAAAGGGAAGTTTTTAGGTATATTTTAA
- a CDS encoding CpsB/CapC family capsule biosynthesis tyrosine phosphatase, whose amino-acid sequence MIDIYTRILPREERGKQQFIDAAEYLVSQGVKVVATTLDKKANSSLSLYVKEVNQMLKDDNVPLKIVEGMEVTADRAFVATYHGREAMLTSNERYILLTVPDQEEPDYLEQFLYEIQLKEIVPIIRQPECHPYFLEHKNGLYKLVKKGAIVQLSSDSIIGKNGKRAKKAAMQFLEHNLAHVIASGVSVENYKEHSLRQAYDVIAKEKGADTAQLLRKNAESIFNGQGVQILPPERIKKTKFLGIF is encoded by the coding sequence GTGATAGATATTTATACTCGTATATTACCAAGAGAAGAACGAGGAAAACAACAGTTTATTGATGCAGCTGAATATTTAGTTAGTCAAGGCGTGAAGGTAGTAGCGACTACTTTAGATAAAAAAGCGAACTCTTCTCTTTCTCTCTATGTAAAAGAAGTGAATCAAATGTTAAAAGATGATAATGTCCCTCTTAAAATTGTTGAAGGAATGGAAGTGACTGCAGACCGTGCATTCGTCGCAACGTATCATGGTCGTGAAGCTATGCTTACTTCCAATGAACGATACATCCTCCTAACTGTGCCTGATCAGGAAGAACCTGATTACCTTGAACAGTTTTTATATGAAATTCAGTTAAAAGAAATTGTTCCTATCATTAGACAACCAGAATGTCATCCATACTTTTTAGAGCATAAAAATGGATTATATAAACTCGTAAAAAAAGGTGCTATTGTACAATTATCATCAGATAGTATTATTGGAAAAAATGGCAAGCGTGCTAAAAAAGCTGCGATGCAGTTTCTAGAACACAATCTTGCTCATGTGATTGCCTCTGGTGTAAGTGTAGAGAACTACAAGGAGCATTCATTGCGTCAAGCTTACGATGTGATTGCAAAAGAAAAAGGAGCTGACACAGCTCAGCTATTGAGGAAAAATGCTGAATCTATATTTAATGGTCAAGGCGTTCAAATTC